One Actinomycetota bacterium genomic window carries:
- a CDS encoding 4Fe-4S binding protein has product MAKKKSVKAEIDQSRCDRSPGCPARRACPTNAIVSDTQSETVFSYFGFGTKPNYSIEEDLCAGCGVCTARCPMGAITMR; this is encoded by the coding sequence ATGGCGAAGAAGAAATCAGTCAAGGCGGAAATCGACCAATCCAGGTGTGACCGCTCGCCGGGCTGTCCGGCGCGGAGGGCGTGTCCGACAAATGCGATAGTCAGCGACACCCAGAGTGAAACAGTATTTTCGTATTTTGGATTTGGAACGAAGCCCAACTACTCTATCGAAGAGGATTTATGCGCGGGCTGTGGAGTTTGTACGGCACGGTGCCCGATGGGCGCCATAACGATGCGATAG
- a CDS encoding DUF1015 domain-containing protein: protein MAEIRPFKGVLYNKSIIEDLSTVVAPPYDVIDEEAHKTLLKNSKYNVVRLELPQGSSADGSKNNKYARAWATYSDWLEKGVLVRDLEPSLYAYEQEYEVRGVTINRIGFIALTRVEDFSTGKIKAHERTLKGPKADRLRLMRACGTNFSQIFSLFSDPDKKVDALLYEHTKEKPRIDIEVDGVIHRLWTISDPAVIADIQELVRDKSLYIADGHHRYETAINYRDEMRKATGDNSGEGAFDFTMMMFVNMESEGLTILPTHRMLKNLPKINNDKFRANLEYVFDVEKMEAVDMVMAGLAANADKHSIGVYLGNNTFYLLTLKNEAGILQLLDGPESKAWKLLDVTMLHHVIINRVLGFGGTNIENSIKFTTDETEAVELVKGGTYQMAFFLNPTKVDDVRGIAGVGEIMPQKSTYFYPKLLSGLVFNRLEW, encoded by the coding sequence TTGGCAGAAATTAGACCTTTTAAGGGCGTGTTGTATAACAAAAGCATCATAGAAGACCTATCTACGGTAGTCGCTCCTCCATACGATGTTATAGACGAAGAAGCCCATAAAACACTCTTAAAGAACAGCAAATATAATGTAGTGCGCCTGGAACTTCCTCAAGGTTCGTCGGCCGACGGCTCCAAGAACAATAAATACGCGAGAGCATGGGCCACATATAGCGACTGGCTCGAAAAGGGCGTCCTGGTGCGCGACTTAGAGCCGTCCCTCTATGCGTATGAACAAGAATACGAGGTCAGGGGTGTTACGATAAACCGAATCGGGTTCATCGCGCTCACCAGGGTCGAGGACTTCTCGACCGGAAAAATCAAAGCCCATGAGCGCACGCTCAAAGGGCCCAAAGCCGATCGGCTGCGTCTGATGCGCGCCTGCGGCACGAATTTCAGCCAGATTTTCAGCCTCTTCTCCGACCCTGATAAAAAAGTCGATGCGCTCCTTTACGAGCATACTAAAGAGAAGCCGCGCATCGATATCGAGGTCGACGGCGTTATCCACCGCCTCTGGACAATCAGCGACCCGGCCGTGATAGCCGATATACAAGAACTCGTGCGCGATAAATCATTATATATAGCCGACGGTCACCATCGTTACGAGACCGCCATCAATTATCGCGACGAGATGCGCAAGGCCACCGGCGATAATTCGGGCGAGGGCGCATTCGACTTTACGATGATGATGTTCGTCAACATGGAAAGCGAAGGCCTGACCATATTACCGACGCACCGGATGTTAAAAAACCTGCCTAAGATCAATAACGACAAATTCCGCGCGAACTTGGAGTATGTCTTTGATGTCGAGAAAATGGAGGCGGTCGATATGGTTATGGCCGGACTTGCGGCCAACGCGGACAAGCATTCAATCGGCGTATACCTGGGTAACAACACATTCTACCTGCTTACTTTGAAAAACGAAGCGGGTATCCTGCAATTGCTGGACGGCCCCGAATCCAAAGCTTGGAAACTTCTCGACGTCACCATGCTCCACCACGTGATAATCAACCGCGTCCTGGGGTTCGGCGGAACGAACATCGAGAACAGCATAAAGTTTACGACCGATGAAACCGAAGCCGTCGAACTGGTAAAAGGCGGCACCTACCAAATGGCTTTCTTCCTCAACCCGACCAAGGTCGACGATGTGCGCGGGATAGCCGGCGTGGGCGAGATAATGCCGCAGAAGTCGACTTACTTCTACCCGAAGCTCTTATCCGGACTGGTCTTCAATAGGCTCGAGTGGTAA
- a CDS encoding methionine adenosyltransferase, whose product MKKKRNILVERLGANPVFENEVEIVERKGVGHPDSICDAVMEEISIALSREYLSCCGRVLHHNIDKGLLIAGGVERKFGGGRVVEPMRLIIGDRATFEFNGKRVPVEKIAVSAAKKWIQGNLRFVDPDNDFEFDVELKPGSPELSDIFNREGELLGANDTSAAVGYAPLSATEKMVLGVEHHLNSSAFKERFPVAGEDIKVMAYRAGRELHLTVAMPLIDRYIESVDEYFQRKRELLDYTTAFANDKTERDFKNVFVYLNMLDAPGRGLDGIYLSVTGTSAEDADSGQVGRGNRVNGVIALNRPMGTEAAAGKNPVSHVGKIYTILAHRVANEIYNSVEGVREVYVWLCSQIGQPIDEPRVASAQLILEHGAAIDKIEPLVKGVIDLELANIGAFTTELAEGRYKVW is encoded by the coding sequence ATGAAGAAGAAGCGGAATATTCTCGTCGAGAGGCTCGGCGCCAACCCGGTCTTCGAGAACGAGGTCGAGATTGTCGAGCGCAAAGGGGTGGGCCACCCCGACTCCATCTGCGACGCGGTGATGGAAGAGATTTCAATCGCGCTCAGCCGCGAGTATTTGAGTTGCTGCGGAAGGGTGCTCCACCACAATATAGACAAGGGATTACTCATCGCCGGTGGGGTCGAGCGCAAGTTCGGCGGCGGTCGGGTCGTCGAGCCGATGCGACTTATCATCGGCGATAGGGCGACTTTCGAGTTTAATGGGAAGCGGGTTCCGGTCGAGAAAATAGCGGTCAGTGCGGCTAAAAAATGGATACAGGGCAATTTGCGCTTCGTCGACCCGGATAATGACTTCGAGTTCGACGTTGAACTCAAACCCGGCTCACCCGAACTCTCCGATATCTTTAACCGCGAGGGGGAGTTGCTGGGGGCAAACGATACGTCCGCCGCGGTCGGCTACGCGCCGCTCAGTGCGACCGAGAAGATGGTTCTCGGCGTCGAGCACCACCTCAACTCGTCCGCCTTTAAAGAGCGGTTCCCAGTGGCCGGTGAGGATATCAAAGTCATGGCGTATCGTGCCGGCCGTGAACTCCACCTTACCGTCGCCATGCCCCTTATAGACCGTTATATCGAAAGCGTCGACGAGTATTTCCAGAGAAAGCGAGAGCTGCTCGACTACACGACCGCTTTTGCCAACGACAAGACGGAGCGCGACTTTAAGAACGTCTTTGTCTACCTGAATATGCTGGACGCCCCCGGCCGCGGCCTCGACGGTATCTATCTGAGTGTCACAGGCACCTCGGCTGAGGACGCGGATTCGGGTCAGGTGGGTCGCGGAAATCGCGTCAACGGTGTCATCGCGCTCAATCGGCCGATGGGCACCGAGGCCGCCGCCGGCAAGAACCCGGTCAGCCACGTGGGTAAGATATACACTATTCTCGCTCACCGCGTCGCCAACGAGATCTATAACTCCGTCGAGGGTGTCCGCGAGGTCTACGTTTGGCTCTGCAGCCAAATCGGCCAACCCATCGACGAGCCGCGCGTCGCGTCAGCGCAGTTGATTTTAGAGCACGGCGCAGCCATCGACAAGATTGAGCCGCTCGTAAAAGGGGTCATCGACCTCGAACTCGCCAATATCGGCGCGTTCACGACCGAACTCGCCGAGGGCAGGTATAAGGTGTGGTAG
- a CDS encoding GGDEF domain-containing protein, producing the protein MKLVLSNLRKLNRKPIARAVFIFAAISPLIGLLALVFILSESAVATASYARPLAAILSLASMGFAIWVASTIIRVLGSIELISDHLKELKVSGRFDGRLEVDEIACVSTLADEVNSFAARIEEKERKLKVQDKMIAEREEQNAMLWLEIEHNLNLAKEDAETDPLTGLFNRKSMVVKLERAMADAQMSGKPLSVLMADLDHFKKVNDTYGHQVGDEVLKAFAKFLKNAIRGDDLAVRYGGEEFLVILPSTHVKHAIRVAKRINKRLPAFIAEELADVAADLKCTVSVGVSDYPACARNKDELIATADSALYEAKQAGRDLIIYSGDMGCRDTVSAKA; encoded by the coding sequence TTGAAGCTCGTATTGTCGAATTTGCGGAAACTGAATAGGAAGCCGATTGCTCGTGCGGTCTTCATATTTGCCGCGATTTCACCATTGATCGGGCTACTTGCGCTTGTGTTTATCTTAAGTGAGAGCGCTGTTGCGACGGCGTCTTACGCTCGACCGTTGGCGGCGATACTATCGCTCGCGAGTATGGGCTTTGCGATTTGGGTTGCCTCCACGATTATTCGCGTCCTCGGTTCGATCGAACTCATCTCCGACCATCTTAAAGAACTCAAGGTCTCCGGGCGCTTCGACGGACGCCTTGAGGTCGATGAGATAGCTTGCGTGTCGACACTGGCCGATGAGGTTAACTCGTTTGCGGCAAGAATAGAGGAGAAGGAGCGGAAACTTAAGGTACAAGACAAAATGATAGCCGAGCGCGAGGAGCAAAACGCAATGCTTTGGCTGGAGATCGAGCATAATCTTAACCTTGCCAAAGAAGACGCCGAGACCGACCCTCTGACCGGGCTCTTTAACCGCAAAAGCATGGTCGTAAAGCTCGAAAGGGCGATGGCGGACGCCCAAATGAGCGGCAAGCCGCTATCGGTGCTCATGGCCGACCTCGACCATTTCAAAAAAGTAAACGATACCTATGGTCACCAGGTCGGTGATGAGGTTCTCAAGGCCTTCGCGAAGTTTCTAAAGAACGCCATTCGCGGGGACGACCTGGCGGTTCGCTATGGAGGCGAGGAGTTCCTCGTCATCCTACCTTCAACTCATGTCAAACACGCTATTCGGGTAGCCAAGCGCATCAACAAACGGCTCCCGGCATTCATAGCTGAGGAATTAGCGGATGTCGCCGCCGATTTAAAATGCACGGTAAGCGTCGGCGTGTCCGACTATCCGGCTTGCGCCCGGAATAAGGATGAGCTTATCGCGACCGCCGATAGTGCCCTTTACGAGGCCAAGCAGGCCGGACGTGATTTAATTATCTATTCGGGCGATATGGGGTGCCGCGACACCGTCTCCGCTAAAGCTTAG
- a CDS encoding 4Fe-4S dicluster domain-containing protein produces MIGDKAIVGRKHLQHLLDALAHRNYELVGPTMRDRAITYESITSVEDLPIGWTESQSPGAYRLEKRGDEAFFGYVVGADSWKKFLHPPVSKLWKAERNGSGFKIQKENDVAPKFAFIGVRSCDLHAISVQDKVFMEGDYIDPTYKSRRDRAFIVAVDCAQSSKTCFCPSLSTGPKATSGFDLSLTEIIGPDSEGFNRHYFEVEVGTEMGADILRDVPLGELREGEASAEQITESTLSTILKNGTGVNIDGIKDKLYRNYEHPRWDVIASRCLTCGNCTMVCPTCFCVSVEDFTDLDGKHAERRRKWDSCFTLDFSYIHGGVVRTTPKARYRHWLIHKFAAWVDQFDALGCVGCGRCITWCPVGINIAEEVGIICEDR; encoded by the coding sequence ATGATTGGCGATAAAGCTATAGTCGGTCGTAAGCATTTACAGCACCTACTTGATGCCCTGGCACATCGAAATTACGAGCTGGTAGGCCCGACCATGCGTGACCGAGCTATTACATATGAGAGTATCACAAGTGTTGAGGATCTACCTATCGGCTGGACCGAATCCCAAAGCCCTGGTGCTTATCGCCTAGAAAAACGCGGCGACGAAGCGTTTTTTGGCTATGTCGTCGGCGCGGACTCGTGGAAGAAGTTCTTGCATCCACCCGTGTCCAAGTTATGGAAAGCAGAGCGTAACGGCAGCGGTTTTAAGATTCAAAAAGAAAACGATGTAGCGCCAAAGTTTGCTTTTATCGGTGTGCGCTCGTGTGACCTTCATGCCATATCCGTTCAAGATAAAGTTTTCATGGAGGGCGATTATATTGACCCTACCTATAAATCCAGGCGCGATAGAGCTTTTATTGTGGCAGTCGATTGTGCTCAATCTAGTAAAACATGTTTTTGCCCGTCTTTGTCTACCGGGCCAAAGGCAACATCCGGGTTCGATCTTTCCTTAACGGAAATCATAGGGCCGGATAGCGAAGGGTTCAATCGTCATTACTTTGAGGTGGAAGTCGGCACGGAAATGGGCGCCGATATTTTGCGCGATGTGCCGCTGGGAGAACTTCGCGAAGGAGAGGCGAGTGCGGAGCAGATTACAGAAAGCACCTTAAGCACCATATTGAAGAACGGCACGGGGGTAAATATTGACGGTATTAAAGACAAGCTTTATCGAAATTACGAGCATCCGCGTTGGGACGTGATTGCATCACGCTGTCTAACCTGCGGCAATTGTACAATGGTCTGCCCGACGTGCTTTTGTGTTTCGGTTGAAGATTTTACCGATCTAGATGGTAAGCACGCTGAAAGACGGCGAAAATGGGATTCTTGTTTTACATTGGACTTTTCTTACATTCACGGAGGGGTTGTGCGAACCACACCAAAAGCTCGCTATCGCCATTGGTTAATACACAAATTTGCCGCATGGGTCGATCAGTTCGATGCTTTAGGTTGTGTCGGCTGCGGACGCTGCATAACGTGGTGTCCCGTGGGGATAAATATTGCCGAAGAAGTCGGAATTATTTGTGAAGATCGATAG
- a CDS encoding cyclic nucleotide-binding domain-containing protein, translating into MDTVERILREHPFFRGFEESHMETILSCGASVRFDAGQFLYREGEKANTFYLIRSGRVALETHIPEQGTIVFQTIGEDEIVGWAWLFPPFLWHTDARAIETVRAIAMNGICLRAKCEEDHELGYEMMKRFAQIIIQRLRASRLQLLDIYGTHMGTGGRT; encoded by the coding sequence GTGGATACGGTTGAAAGAATCTTAAGAGAACACCCTTTCTTTCGAGGCTTTGAAGAATCTCATATGGAAACCATTCTGTCGTGTGGTGCTAGCGTACGCTTTGATGCCGGCCAGTTTCTATATCGTGAAGGTGAAAAAGCGAATACTTTTTATCTTATTCGTTCCGGCCGCGTAGCACTGGAGACGCACATCCCCGAGCAAGGAACCATTGTCTTCCAAACAATCGGGGAAGACGAGATAGTCGGTTGGGCCTGGCTTTTTCCACCATTTTTATGGCACACGGATGCCCGCGCAATTGAAACCGTAAGAGCTATTGCCATGAATGGGATATGCTTGCGCGCGAAGTGCGAGGAAGACCACGAATTAGGCTATGAGATGATGAAGCGGTTTGCTCAGATTATCATACAAAGACTGAGGGCATCGAGACTCCAGCTTCTCGATATATACGGAACCCACATGGGAACAGGGGGGCGAACATAG
- a CDS encoding FAD/NAD(P)-binding protein, producing MAPIPAKVRQIRRETNDVFTLTLEPPAGIIEAFNGGSANGFTFAPGQFNMLYLFGVGEVPISISGNPLNSKQIVHTIRATGTVTDRMKKIKRGDMLGVRGPFGSHWPVEASKGHDVVIVAGGIGLAPLRPAIYHILSQRELYGRVILLYGTRAPADILYARELERWRGGFDVEIQVTVDTAGSNWRGNVGVVTTLIPKISFDPYETIAMICGPEIMMRFTIKELVKYGLTYEKIYISMERNMKCAVGLCGHCQFGPKFVCKDGAVFRYDQIKPFFEGREI from the coding sequence ATGGCTCCAATCCCCGCCAAGGTGCGGCAGATACGTCGTGAGACTAACGATGTTTTCACATTGACGCTGGAGCCTCCCGCCGGAATTATCGAAGCATTCAATGGCGGATCCGCTAACGGTTTTACATTTGCGCCTGGGCAATTTAACATGCTCTATCTCTTTGGCGTTGGGGAGGTGCCTATTTCAATCAGCGGCAACCCTTTAAACTCAAAGCAAATCGTCCACACCATAAGGGCGACCGGTACGGTGACCGATAGAATGAAAAAGATCAAGCGCGGCGATATGCTTGGTGTAAGAGGGCCTTTTGGCAGTCATTGGCCCGTAGAGGCATCAAAAGGACATGATGTGGTAATTGTTGCCGGAGGAATTGGGCTCGCACCACTTAGGCCCGCTATTTATCACATTCTTAGCCAACGGGAGCTTTATGGAAGAGTTATCTTGTTGTATGGGACCCGTGCCCCGGCTGATATCCTCTACGCGCGCGAGCTGGAGCGATGGCGAGGCGGATTCGATGTGGAAATCCAGGTGACCGTGGACACAGCCGGCTCAAACTGGCGTGGCAACGTGGGGGTCGTAACAACCTTGATTCCAAAGATTAGTTTTGACCCGTACGAGACGATAGCGATGATTTGCGGCCCCGAAATCATGATGCGGTTTACCATAAAAGAACTCGTAAAATATGGTCTGACCTACGAGAAGATTTATATTTCGATGGAGCGAAATATGAAGTGCGCGGTGGGACTTTGCGGGCATTGTCAATTCGGGCCTAAATTCGTCTGCAAAGACGGCGCGGTATTTCGTTACGACCAAATAAAGCCTTTCTTTGAAGGGCGTGAGATATAA
- a CDS encoding oxidoreductase, whose protein sequence is MSNRLSKPKLAVWKFASCDGCQLSLLDCEDELLAVAGKVDIAYFLEASRLTVKGPYDISLVEGSITTPHDAERIQKVRRNSKYLITIGACATAGGIQALRNFKNVGEFASVVYPAPEHISALDHSTPIADHVKVDMSLRGCPISKFQLIEVVNALLNNRKPNVSAHSVCVECKRKGNICVMVAHNNPCLGPVVHAGCDALCPSYHRGCYGCFGPMESPNTISLSERWQVLDKSPAEIERAFRLFNAWAEPFREPFQKQFRGAEGVVTK, encoded by the coding sequence ATGAGCAATCGACTGAGCAAGCCCAAGCTCGCGGTCTGGAAATTTGCTTCCTGTGATGGTTGCCAGTTGAGTTTACTCGATTGTGAAGACGAATTGCTTGCGGTCGCCGGCAAGGTGGATATCGCCTATTTTTTGGAGGCATCACGACTTACCGTAAAGGGCCCGTATGATATCTCCTTGGTGGAAGGGAGCATAACAACTCCTCATGATGCGGAGCGCATACAGAAGGTGCGTCGTAATTCTAAATATCTTATAACGATAGGTGCTTGCGCTACGGCAGGTGGGATACAGGCGCTCCGTAATTTCAAAAACGTGGGAGAGTTTGCGTCTGTTGTTTATCCGGCGCCCGAGCATATTAGCGCGCTAGATCACTCTACTCCCATTGCCGACCACGTGAAAGTCGATATGAGCCTACGAGGTTGTCCCATCAGTAAGTTTCAACTCATCGAAGTCGTAAACGCATTACTTAACAATAGAAAACCAAATGTTTCAGCACATAGCGTATGTGTCGAGTGCAAAAGGAAGGGTAACATATGTGTGATGGTCGCGCATAATAATCCGTGTCTCGGGCCGGTTGTGCATGCTGGCTGTGACGCGCTGTGTCCTTCTTATCATCGTGGCTGTTATGGTTGTTTTGGCCCCATGGAATCTCCTAATACGATTTCTCTTAGCGAAAGATGGCAGGTATTAGATAAGTCGCCCGCCGAGATCGAGCGTGCCTTTCGCCTCTTCAATGCCTGGGCAGAGCCATTTCGAGAGCCGTTTCAGAAGCAATTCCGCGGAGCGGAAGGAGTGGTGACAAAATGA
- a CDS encoding Ni/Fe hydrogenase subunit alpha: MRKNGDADRERVKNTKTKSIKVENLARIEGEGALDIKIKGGRVADLKLRVYEPPRFFEAFLRGREYKEVPDITARICGICPVAYQMSSAHAIEDAFGIKVDGALRDLRRLIYCGEWIESHALHIYMLHAPDFLGYDDVLKIAQDYPDIVNQGLRLKKIGNQIVTLVGGREIHPVNVCVGGFYRTPDKKALLTLMDDLKWAIDASCKTSKWAASLDFPDFERDFEFVALRHPDEYPLNEGRIVSNKGLDISVNEYEGHFIEEQVDYSNALHSVINGSGDYSVGPLARFNLNFDKLTPLAQEAAKESGIPIPCRNPFMSIIARSIELLYACEEALRIIENYEPPEKPRVDVCVKAGKGYGCSEAPRGILYHSYQIGVDGLVESAKIVPPTAQNQKCIERDLLNFVPSLLDLSTEEATYKCEQAIRNYDPCISCATHFLKLNIEYGS; this comes from the coding sequence ATGAGAAAGAACGGGGACGCGGATAGAGAAAGAGTAAAAAACACAAAAACCAAGAGCATAAAGGTAGAGAACCTTGCCCGAATCGAGGGTGAGGGAGCTTTGGATATAAAAATTAAAGGGGGACGGGTAGCGGATTTAAAGCTTAGAGTCTATGAGCCGCCGCGATTTTTTGAGGCGTTTCTGCGTGGTCGCGAATATAAGGAGGTACCCGATATAACCGCGCGTATCTGTGGTATCTGCCCGGTGGCCTATCAGATGAGCAGCGCTCATGCAATCGAGGATGCTTTCGGCATAAAAGTAGACGGCGCCTTACGTGACTTAAGGCGGCTTATTTATTGCGGCGAGTGGATTGAGAGCCATGCTCTACACATATACATGCTGCATGCCCCTGATTTTTTGGGATATGACGATGTGCTAAAAATAGCGCAGGATTACCCGGACATAGTCAACCAAGGATTGCGACTTAAGAAAATCGGTAATCAAATTGTTACTCTGGTCGGAGGGCGAGAAATTCATCCCGTAAATGTTTGTGTCGGCGGTTTTTACCGGACTCCCGACAAAAAAGCACTTTTGACACTTATGGACGACCTTAAGTGGGCGATCGACGCTTCTTGTAAAACCTCAAAATGGGCGGCAAGCCTGGATTTTCCCGACTTTGAAAGAGATTTTGAATTTGTCGCTTTAAGGCATCCAGACGAGTATCCCCTCAATGAGGGACGCATAGTCTCCAATAAAGGGTTGGATATTTCCGTTAACGAATATGAAGGTCATTTCATCGAAGAACAAGTCGATTACTCCAATGCACTTCATTCGGTAATTAATGGAAGCGGCGATTACTCAGTCGGGCCACTCGCGCGTTTCAATTTAAATTTTGATAAACTTACGCCTTTAGCTCAAGAGGCGGCCAAGGAAAGCGGCATTCCTATTCCTTGCCGTAATCCGTTTATGAGCATAATCGCTCGCAGTATCGAACTCTTGTACGCCTGCGAAGAGGCGTTGCGTATTATTGAAAACTACGAGCCCCCCGAAAAACCAAGGGTCGACGTTTGCGTGAAAGCGGGAAAAGGGTACGGTTGTTCTGAGGCGCCCCGTGGGATTCTTTATCACAGCTATCAGATCGGCGTCGATGGCTTGGTCGAGAGCGCTAAAATAGTGCCGCCCACAGCTCAGAACCAAAAATGTATCGAACGGGATCTTTTAAACTTTGTTCCATCGTTGCTTGATTTGTCTACCGAGGAGGCAACTTACAAGTGCGAGCAGGCAATACGTAACTATGATCCCTGTATCTCTTGCGCGACGCACTTTCTTAAGCTCAACATCGAATATGGAAGTTAG
- a CDS encoding hydrogenase maturation protease has product MEKSASGNISKSVIRVIGVGQPFAGDDGVGFEIAGRLRQQIKQLDVSNIEEDASSIEVLRTTDSTTLIYAFKGASKVIIVDAVKGGGSPGDVLRLTPETLCQTQAVPVSTHGLSVIDAIELSKIFMAEQAELSREKTEIVIIGVVVEDVKLFDRVLSESVARAIPKALEMCWAALPSRRPQKSYR; this is encoded by the coding sequence GTGGAGAAGAGCGCGAGCGGCAATATTAGTAAATCAGTCATCCGGGTCATAGGCGTCGGTCAACCCTTTGCCGGTGATGACGGGGTTGGCTTCGAGATTGCGGGGCGATTAAGGCAGCAAATAAAGCAGTTGGATGTATCTAACATCGAAGAGGATGCGTCCTCTATCGAGGTGTTGCGGACAACAGATAGTACAACCTTGATATATGCATTTAAAGGTGCTTCTAAAGTGATTATCGTAGACGCGGTAAAGGGCGGTGGTAGTCCGGGAGATGTCTTGCGTTTAACCCCGGAAACTCTATGCCAAACTCAAGCAGTACCTGTTTCAACGCACGGCTTAAGTGTAATCGATGCCATAGAGCTTTCAAAAATTTTCATGGCCGAGCAGGCGGAACTGAGTCGGGAAAAAACGGAGATTGTTATTATCGGTGTCGTTGTTGAAGACGTAAAGCTCTTCGACCGTGTTTTAAGCGAGTCGGTAGCACGGGCTATCCCAAAAGCTCTCGAGATGTGCTGGGCTGCGTTGCCAAGCCGGCGTCCTCAGAAAAGTTACAGATAG
- a CDS encoding winged helix-turn-helix transcriptional regulator: MKATGNRIELLKILAHPIRIEILEQLQEGVKCVSDFEESIEASQPNISQHLALLRRYGLIDYYNDGRLRCYFLVDPIVPDILKVLNKKYQGSLPAPACCPYTKKGTYPGARRR, from the coding sequence ATGAAAGCGACCGGAAACAGGATTGAACTCTTAAAGATCCTTGCCCATCCGATAAGAATAGAGATACTGGAACAACTTCAAGAGGGGGTAAAGTGCGTTAGCGACTTCGAAGAATCTATTGAGGCAAGCCAGCCCAACATATCGCAGCACCTAGCACTTCTTAGAAGGTATGGTCTCATCGATTACTACAACGATGGAAGATTGCGCTGCTATTTTTTGGTCGATCCGATAGTGCCGGATATTTTAAAGGTGCTAAATAAGAAGTATCAAGGCAGCCTACCGGCTCCCGCCTGCTGTCCTTATACAAAAAAAGGTACCTACCCGGGAGCAAGGAGGCGTTAA
- a CDS encoding DsrE family protein translates to MKIGIIISSNDPETVWNAFRYGEHAMRAGDEVKVFLTGPGVEAERIGTERFPITEMMKNLEALGGKTLSCGTCAKKIRGLEPQACPIGGLKDMHEMVKESDRVVTF, encoded by the coding sequence ATGAAAATAGGAATTATTATCAGCTCAAACGACCCGGAGACCGTATGGAACGCATTTCGCTATGGGGAGCACGCCATGCGAGCGGGAGACGAGGTAAAGGTTTTTTTAACCGGCCCCGGTGTTGAAGCGGAGCGTATCGGTACCGAGCGGTTTCCCATTACCGAGATGATGAAAAACTTAGAAGCCCTCGGTGGCAAGACCCTCTCCTGCGGCACGTGCGCAAAGAAGATACGGGGGCTTGAGCCCCAAGCTTGTCCTATCGGTGGGCTAAAAGATATGCATGAGATGGTTAAGGAAAGCGACAGAGTCGTAACTTTCTAG
- a CDS encoding sulfite exporter TauE/SafE family protein — MAETSLLIILFLIGLVGAFFSGLLGLGGAIILVPLLLYLPPLIDVGSLSMKEVSGITIIVVFASALTGVLTHSKNRLVSRSLVLIMGVTAASTALLGSIYSKQTSSETLLVIFAFMAAFAAIIMWLPKKEVGEGVPPEDIAFNKIGAFLISVAIGFIGGMVGAPGAYIFTPLMIYFLGIPTKIAIGSTLGIAFAASIFGAIGKLSTGQVPYLLTLAVLIGAVPGARIGAKYTKRVPAASLKKALGVVIAFAAIRMWLDVLYKLNYL; from the coding sequence ATGGCCGAGACGAGTCTGCTCATAATACTGTTTCTGATAGGGCTTGTCGGCGCATTTTTCTCGGGCCTGCTAGGCTTAGGAGGCGCCATTATCCTTGTGCCGCTCCTTCTATACCTGCCCCCATTGATTGATGTTGGTTCGCTTTCCATGAAGGAGGTATCCGGCATTACTATCATCGTTGTCTTTGCTTCGGCCCTTACGGGTGTTCTTACACATAGCAAAAATCGCCTTGTTTCAAGAAGCCTAGTCCTTATTATGGGAGTCACCGCTGCTTCCACGGCACTTTTAGGTTCGATTTACTCGAAGCAGACCTCAAGCGAGACGCTCTTAGTTATCTTTGCGTTCATGGCCGCCTTTGCCGCTATCATCATGTGGCTGCCCAAGAAAGAGGTGGGTGAAGGTGTTCCACCTGAGGATATAGCATTTAACAAGATCGGAGCGTTTCTTATCTCTGTTGCCATAGGCTTTATCGGCGGTATGGTCGGGGCGCCCGGCGCCTATATCTTTACGCCCCTTATGATTTACTTTCTTGGCATTCCAACCAAAATCGCCATTGGAAGCACTTTGGGAATAGCCTTTGCCGCGTCGATTTTCGGGGCCATTGGAAAGCTTTCGACAGGGCAAGTCCCGTATCTGCTAACGCTAGCCGTACTGATAGGAGCCGTGCCGGGCGCCAGAATAGGCGCAAAGTATACGAAGAGAGTCCCGGCCGCCTCGCTAAAAAAGGCTCTCGGCGTGGTTATAGCCTTTGCCGCAATCCGCATGTGGCTGGACGTCTTGTATAAGCTCAATTACCTTTAG